Part of the Streptomyces europaeiscabiei genome is shown below.
CAGGGAGCGGATCGGCAACGCGCCGGAGCGGGAACGCGAGATCGTCCGCACCGAACTGGGCAAGATCAACCGCATCCGCCTGGCCCGGCTCGTCGAAGTGGAAGAGGAAGCCCGATCATGAGCACCGCCACGACCGCCTCGGTGTCCACACACATCCTGGACACCTCCGTCGGCCGCCCCGCCGAGGGCGTCGCCGTCCACCTCTCCGCCCGCTCCGGGCGTGAAGCGGACTGGCAGGCGCTCGGCGGCTCGGCGACCGACACCGACGGCCGGTGCAAGGACCTCCCGGCGCTGCCGGAGGGCACGACCCACGTCCGGCTCGACTTCGAGGTCGAGCCGTACCTCGCAGGAACCGTCGCACAGACCGTGAACAAGCAAGCCGATGCGCAGCAGGACGCCCCCGCGAATCGGGACAGCGGTGCCGTGTTCTTCCCCGAGGTCGTCATCACCTTCGCGGTGACGCCCGGCGAGCACTACCACGTACCGCTGCTGCTCAACCCGTTCGGCTACTCCGTATACCGAGGGAGCTAGCACCCATGCCCATCCTGGGACCGAACCAGTACGGCAAAGCCGAGAACCGGGTCGTCAAGATCACGCGGGACGGCGCCACCCACCACATCAAGGACCTGAACGTGTCCGTGTCGCTCTCCGGCGACATGGCCGAGGTCCATCTGTCGGGCTCGAACGCGAACGTCCTGCCGACGGACACCACCAAGAACACGGTGTACGCCTTCGCCAAGGAGCACGGCATCGAGTCCGCCGAGCAGTTCGGCATCCACCTGGCCCGGCACTTCGTGACCTCCCAGCCGGCCATCCACCGGGCCCGTATCCGCATCGAGGAGTACTCCTGGGAGCGCATCGAGCACGGCAACGAGGGCGCGCACTCCTTCGTCCGCAAGGGCCAGGAGACCCGGCTGACCCAGATCACGTACGACGGCTCGTCGTGGGAGGTCGTCTCCGGTCTCAAGGACCTCACGGTCATGAACTCGACCGACTCCGAGTTCTGGGGCTACGTCAAGGACAAGTACACGACCCTCCCCGAGGCGCACGACCGCATCCTCGCCACCGAGGTCTCCGCCCGCTGGCGCTTCAACTGGACCGACGACGAGCGGGACATGCCCGACTGGGAGGAGTCCTACGGGCAGGTGAAGCAGCACCTGCTCCGGGCCTTCGCGGAGACGTACTCGCTCTCGCTCCAGCAGACCCTGTACCAGATGGGCGCGCGGATCATCGACAACCGCGACGAGATCGACGAGGTCCGCTTCTCCCTCCCGAACAAGCACCACTTCCTGGTGGACCTGGCGCCGTTCGGCCTCAAGAACGACACCGCCGACGGAGCTGTGTACTTCGCCGCCGACCGCCCCTACGGCCTCATCGAGGCCACCGTCCTGCGGGACGGGTGCGAAGCGAGGATCCCGGCCGACCTCACCAATCTCTGACGTGACCTCTGACGTGACCTCTGACGTGACCTCTGACGTGACCTCTGAAGCGACTTCTGAAGCGACCTCCGAAGGACGAACCATGGCAGCAACCCAGCGCATCGTCATCGAGAACGCGGCGATCGCGACCGTGGACGCGAGGGACACCGAGTACGCGTCCGGTCATGTGGTCGTGGCGGACGACGTCATCGAGTCGGTCGGCGAGGGCCGGGCCCCCGAGGGACTGACGGACGTCGTACGCCGGATCGACGCGAGCGGGCACCTCGTGACCCCCGGTCTGGTCAACACGCACCACCACTTCTACCAGTGGATCACCCGGGGCCTGGCCACGGACCACAACCTTTTCGACTGGCTCGTCGCGCTCTACCCGACCTGGGCCCGCATCGACGAGCGCATGACGTACGCGGCGGCCCAGGGCTCGCTCGGCATGATGGCCCGCGGCGGTGTGACGACCGCGATGGACCACCACTACGTCTTCCCGAAGGGCTCCGGCGACCTGTCGGGCTCCATCATCCGGGCGGCGCGCGAGATGGGCGTCCGCTTCACGCTCGCCCGCGGCTCCATGGACCGCAGCGAGAAGGACGGCGGCCTGCCCCCGGACTTCGCCGTCGAGACCCTGGAGGGCGCGCTCGCCGCCACCGAGGCGACGGTCGACGAGCACCACGACGCCTCCTTCGGCGCGATGACCCAGATCGCCGTCGCCCCCTGCTCGCCCTTCTCGGTCTCCACCGAACTGCTGCGTGAGGGTGCCCAGTTGGCCCGCCGCCTCGGTGTACGGCTGCACACCCACGGCTCGGAGACCGTCGAGGAGGAGAAGTTCTGCCACGAGCTGTTCGGCATGGGCCCGACCGACTACTTCGAGTCGACGGGCTGGCTCGGCGAGGACGTGTGGATGGCCCACTGCGTCCACATGAACGACTCCGACATCGAGGCCTTCGCCCGTACGAGGACGGGGGTGGCCCACTGTCCGTCGTCCAACGCCCGGCTGGCCGCGGGGATCGCCCGAGTCCCGGACATGCTGGCGGCCGGCGTCCCGGTCGGCCTCGGCGTCGACGGCACCGCGTCCAACGAGTCCGGCGAACTCCACACCGAGCTGCGCAACGCCCTCCTCATCAACCGCCTCGGCAGCCACCGCGAAGCGGCGCTCAACGCCCGCCAGGCACTGCGCCTCGGCACCTTCGGCGGTGCCCAGGTCCTGGGCCGGGCGCACGAGATCGGCTCCCTGGAGCAGGGCAAGCTCGCCGACCTCGTCCTGTGGAAGCTGGACACCCTCGCCCACGCGTCGATCGCCGACCCGGTGACCGCCCTGGTCCTCGGCGCGGCGGCCCCGGTGACGGCGTCGTTCGTGAACGGCCGGCAGATCGTGGAGAACGGCCGGCTGCTGCACGTCGACGAGGACACGATCGCCCGCTCGACGAGGGCAGAGGCCCGGCGGCTGGCGCGGATCGCCGCCGAAGCGTGACCCGTTGAACTCTGGTCGAGGGGGACGGCCCTCGACCAGAGCCGTGGACCCGAGCGGTCCACGGCAGCCGTCTCCGGGGCGCGCGCGCTCGTGCGCGCCCCGGAACGGTCCTGCAGCGCGGAAGGGTGGCCCGTGTCCGGTCAGCTCAGTGTGTAACTGTCCCCGTACACCTGCCAGTTCAGCGGCGGCTCCAGAGTGAGGTTGCCCGCCGCCAGGAAGACCCGCTGGGCCGTCTCGACGCGGCTGACGTCGCTGTGGGCGTCCTCCTGCTCCATCGCCCACACCCGGGCGTCGAGGAAGGCGTGCAGGAAACCGGTCTCGTCGCCGCCCTCCGCCGGGGCGGCCGCCTGGAGGAGGGCCCGGTCGCGGATGCCGCCGAAGCTGAGGGCGTCGGTGCCGGGGCCGTGCATGACCATGGCGTCGTAGTAGACGAACTGGCCGAGGGCGCCGAGACCGTCCTCCTTGGCCCGAGCCACCGCCGGGTCGAAGTAGACGCGGTCCCGCTCGTCGCGCTGGGCCGTGCGGAACGCGGCGGTTGCGGCGGCCTCGCGCCAGGCGTCCGGGAAGCCCGGGTCCAGGCCCTCGTGGGAGTCCGTGCCGTTCACCGCGCGCAGCGCGGGCAGACAGCCGGCCAGCGGATTGTCCGCGACG
Proteins encoded:
- the uraH gene encoding hydroxyisourate hydrolase, translated to MSTATTASVSTHILDTSVGRPAEGVAVHLSARSGREADWQALGGSATDTDGRCKDLPALPEGTTHVRLDFEVEPYLAGTVAQTVNKQADAQQDAPANRDSGAVFFPEVVITFAVTPGEHYHVPLLLNPFGYSVYRGS
- a CDS encoding 8-oxoguanine deaminase — translated: MAATQRIVIENAAIATVDARDTEYASGHVVVADDVIESVGEGRAPEGLTDVVRRIDASGHLVTPGLVNTHHHFYQWITRGLATDHNLFDWLVALYPTWARIDERMTYAAAQGSLGMMARGGVTTAMDHHYVFPKGSGDLSGSIIRAAREMGVRFTLARGSMDRSEKDGGLPPDFAVETLEGALAATEATVDEHHDASFGAMTQIAVAPCSPFSVSTELLREGAQLARRLGVRLHTHGSETVEEEKFCHELFGMGPTDYFESTGWLGEDVWMAHCVHMNDSDIEAFARTRTGVAHCPSSNARLAAGIARVPDMLAAGVPVGLGVDGTASNESGELHTELRNALLINRLGSHREAALNARQALRLGTFGGAQVLGRAHEIGSLEQGKLADLVLWKLDTLAHASIADPVTALVLGAAAPVTASFVNGRQIVENGRLLHVDEDTIARSTRAEARRLARIAAEA
- a CDS encoding chitosanase → MPLQPARAASPSPASHRPTSRRLLLTALGASLLAVPALAYQAADAATTAEPAAGTKADAGLDDPAKKDIAMRLVSSAENSSLEWEEQYDYVEDIGDGRGYTGGIIGFCSGTSDMLALVELYTARVADNPLAGCLPALRAVNGTDSHEGLDPGFPDAWREAAATAAFRTAQRDERDRVYFDPAVARAKEDGLGALGQFVYYDAMVMHGPGTDALSFGGIRDRALLQAAAPAEGGDETGFLHAFLDARVWAMEQEDAHSDVSRVETAQRVFLAAGNLTLEPPLNWQVYGDSYTLS
- the pucL gene encoding factor-independent urate hydroxylase; protein product: MPILGPNQYGKAENRVVKITRDGATHHIKDLNVSVSLSGDMAEVHLSGSNANVLPTDTTKNTVYAFAKEHGIESAEQFGIHLARHFVTSQPAIHRARIRIEEYSWERIEHGNEGAHSFVRKGQETRLTQITYDGSSWEVVSGLKDLTVMNSTDSEFWGYVKDKYTTLPEAHDRILATEVSARWRFNWTDDERDMPDWEESYGQVKQHLLRAFAETYSLSLQQTLYQMGARIIDNRDEIDEVRFSLPNKHHFLVDLAPFGLKNDTADGAVYFAADRPYGLIEATVLRDGCEARIPADLTNL